A window of Desulfuromonas soudanensis genomic DNA:
TGAGCCGTAATTATAGATATCATGAATTGTAAGAAGACCTACCTTCATCAAACCCCCACTATACAGTCATCGAAAAACAGAAAACTGTTTTTTTAATAAAAAATAAATTCTGTCTACGGCATTGAAAATTGATATTTTTGGTTGATTTTCAGCGCATAAAAATAATAGACGACGTATATTAAATACGACACTTATTAACATGATAAGCATCGAAAAACCTAAAAATAACAATTTATTGTCAATATTTACCACAAAAAATGAGCACAACAATAATATTAAAGTTAAATAAAAAATGCGCAAAGCAAAACCATCCCATACAAAACCATACTTGACCTTCACAAACACAGCCGACATTACCAGTATCAATACATTCATCCCGACATAACCCCAACCAACAGCATATAAACCATGAGCTCCTTTAAACATCATGACGACCAATAATAATAAACAGATAGGCAGCGTTTCGACGAACAGGAAATAGATACCTCGGCCAGAAGACATAACAACATAACGCTGAGGAAATGCAGTCATTTTTATCAAATCACCAAAAACAAACAATCGCACAAGTTCAGCCGCCGGCAAAAACTCAGGCGAATAGAGTATTATGACGGCCACGGGAGAAAAAAGAAACATCCCTAACAGGATCGGAGCGCCGAGCAAAAGAGCAATTTCAGTTTGTTGATTAACCATCTGATTTATACACCGCGAGTCGTTGATTCTTGCAGCGATCCTCGGATAATAGTCATTTCCCATGGCAGTCAGCACAAACCCAATGTATGTTGACGAAATCATCCATGCTGCTTGAAAGTACCCAAGCTGGGTCACCCCAAGTTCTTGGCTAATTTCTGTTCTGAGCCAGAGGTGGCCAAGTACAACCCCGAGCCCTGCCAACATCAATACAAAGCCAAGACGGATTATCTTAAAAAAATCACTACATACATATTTTATTCCCACATGCCGTTCGACTTTAGGCAATTTCCTCGCGAACCAGTGCCCGACTAAAAAAGTCGCAAGAGGGGCTGACACAACAAAAAGAAAAACCCCATTTTCACCAAGTCCTAATATACTTGTACAGGCAAAAAGGGTTCCTAATACAGCGCCAAAGACTGTAACCAATGCAATATCTCTTGGACGATGCATCCCTCGAATCAGAGCCGTTTGCGAACCAGTCCCGACTGAAAGAACCACCCCAAGGGCGATCCATCCCATTTTTAAGGAATAACCAGATTCGCCGAGAATATTTACTGCAATTTGCTCACGGAAGGACCAAACAAAAAAACCACCTACCCCTGCGAGGAAAAACGTGCCCCAGAACAAGGCTGCGCGCACAGTAGAAAGCTGCTTTTGGTCCGATAGAGACTGTGCGACATAGCGTGTTCCTGAGTTAGTCACACCCATCCCCGCCATCGTAGATACAGATGCAACGATACTCTGCAGCAAACCTATCATCCCTATTCCGATGGGACCAAGCAATATGGCAGCAACTTTAATCCTAACTAAGCCGACCACTACACTCAGAATTGAGGCAGACCCGATTATTGAGGTGGAGTAAAACATGGCCCAACGTGAGGATTTTTTATCTATTAATTCAGGGGTCATTATGATCCTTGGCAAATTCAATATGCAAAATGCGCGCAGGCTATCGACTCTGGACTACACCTAAAGTGTAAGTGGTGCGATAAAGCAACATTCGTTCTGTAAATTCGGCGTCCCTCTTTAGGGTGACACTTTCGGTTATCACATGGTGAGATAAATCCGACCTGTTTCCCACTCTTCCGAGATTTCCATCAGAACCGCGCTGATGAGTCTCAGGCAGGAGGCATCATTCGGGAAGATGGTCGCGACACGTGTTCGCCGGCGGATCTCCCTGTTGATGCGTTCCAAGACATTGCTTGTCCGGATGCGCCTCCAGTGATCCGAAGGGAACAAAAAAAACAACGAGTCCTTCCGGAATGTTTTTCTCCGCCCACGCCACCAGACGCGGTGCCTATTTTTCGTAGCGCTCAATAAACTGGGTGAGCAACCTCTTCGCCTCGATCTCCGTGGACGCATTGAAAATGCTCCGAATGTCGGTGGCAACGCTCTTTTTCATATCCTGCTTTGGCACATAGGCCTGGGCATTCTGTTGCAGATGGAACTGACAGCGTTGCCATGGGATGCTTGGGAAAACCGCCTTGCGGGCCGCCTTGAGGCCTTCGTGAGCATCGCTGATAAACAGTTTGACGCCATGAAGCTTCCGCTCTTGCAGGTGACGGAGAAAGTCGCGCCAATGGGCCTCTTGCTCCGACAGTGCGACGGAGGTGCCTAGAATCTGCCGCATACCGGTGTCGGAAACGCCAATGGCAACCAGAACGGCCATATCCACAACGGCGCCATTACTTCTGACCTTTTCATAGCGGGCGTCGAGATAGACATAGGGATAGGCACCCAATGGGCGATTGCGCCATTGCTCAAGAACAATATCGAGCTCTTGTGCTGCTCGGCTGACTTGGCTGGAGGTCACCTCGAACCCACAAAGCTTCTCGGTGATCTGGGCGACCTTACGGGTCGAAACGCCCTGAACGTACATCTCGGCCAATGCCAGCTTCAAGGCCCGTTCGGAGCGAAGTCCTTTTTCCAGGCTGGAGGGATAAAATCCACCGTCGCGAACCTGAGGAACGGAAAACTCCAGCTCACCGAGCCGGGTCTGGACCGTTTTCGGCTTGAAGCCGTTGGCGTACCCCTGGCGAGCCTCGCTACGCTCGTAAGGTCCAACGCCCAAGTGGTTTTGTCGCTCCAGACGCATCGCCTCGTTGAGCAAGTGGCGAACGGCCTCGCCAAGGCCATTGAAGCGATCAGCAGCGAGCAATTCCAAGACATCCTGAAGTAGGCTATAATCCTCTGGACAGGTCACGGTTTCTCTCCTCTCTGGTTGGGTTTGGCGATTCACCCAAAGAGGATAGCTGTGACCTGTCTTTTTTCAGGTCTCTCGAAATTTACAGAAACGATGATGCACTAACAGTGGTGCCGTTGGTAAGGCATAGACTTCCGCTCAATATATCTAGCCAAAACAATAGAAAGCCTCCCGGTTATTCCAACTTGGCTAACAAAGGAGGCTTTCTATATGTAATTTGATTGTCGTTAATAAACCAAAAAACACCTCAGAAATAATACAATTTAGGGCGATGAAACATTAATGGTGAAGGTATTATCACAGATGTCTTGGTTCAAAAATCCTCCACTGTCATTGCGGGCACGAACGCGAACCAGACACTGAGTTGCTTGGCTTGCAGGATTCGGGATCGACCACACAGTCGTCAAAGCTGGGGCCGCTACAGTGCTTATACCAACCCAGGTTGTCCCGCCGTCCAGCGAATAGGAAAGTTCATAACTCACAGCATTTGTCGCTGCTGACCAGTTCACATTCGTATTCTGCCCGCCGCTTAATACTAAGCCAGCAGCATTGGGATAGGTCACCGACACAGGAACATTGATCGTGAAGAAATTATTTGACACGTCAGCGTTCATCACGACCCCAAGGTCATTGCGGGCACGAACGCGAACCAGACACTGAGTCGCCTGGCTTGCAGGAATCGGGATCGACCACACTGTCGTCAAAGTTGGGGCCGCTACAGTGCTGATACCAACCCAAGTCGTCCCGCCGTTCAGCGAATAGGAAAGTTCATAACTCACAGCATTTGTCGCTGCTGACCAGTTCACATTCGTATTCTGCCCGCCGCTTAATACTAAGCCAGCAGCATTGGGATAGGTCACCGACACGGGAACATTGATCGTGAAGAAATTATTTGACACGTCAGCGTTCATTACGACCCCAAGGTCGTTGCGGGCACGAACGCGAACCAGACACTGAGTCACCTGGCTTGCAGGAATCGGGATCGACCACACTGTCGTCAAAGTT
This region includes:
- a CDS encoding O-antigen translocase, which gives rise to MTPELIDKKSSRWAMFYSTSIIGSASILSVVVGLVRIKVAAILLGPIGIGMIGLLQSIVASVSTMAGMGVTNSGTRYVAQSLSDQKQLSTVRAALFWGTFFLAGVGGFFVWSFREQIAVNILGESGYSLKMGWIALGVVLSVGTGSQTALIRGMHRPRDIALVTVFGAVLGTLFACTSILGLGENGVFLFVVSAPLATFLVGHWFARKLPKVERHVGIKYVCSDFFKIIRLGFVLMLAGLGVVLGHLWLRTEISQELGVTQLGYFQAAWMISSTYIGFVLTAMGNDYYPRIAARINDSRCINQMVNQQTEIALLLGAPILLGMFLFSPVAVIILYSPEFLPAAELVRLFVFGDLIKMTAFPQRYVVMSSGRGIYFLFVETLPICLLLLVVMMFKGAHGLYAVGWGYVGMNVLILVMSAVFVKVKYGFVWDGFALRIFYLTLILLLCSFFVVNIDNKLLFLGFSMLIMLISVVFNIRRLLFLCAENQPKISIFNAVDRIYFLLKKQFSVFR